A genomic window from Variovorax paradoxus includes:
- a CDS encoding ABC transporter substrate-binding protein has translation MSNKTVFRLAILGTCLSAASLLAHADQWSDISQRKELKCGTFADVPPFAAPDPKTREMVGHDVDLCNALAKELGLTAKVTPLSVEARVPEVKLGRVDVTIANLAYTKSRGEQIQFSDPYYVAKEMLAVKASDPGTVKADFKGKRLSSTKGSTSEMSIKMNGSEPVTFQDTGSAFMAVQQNKSVGMVANTMTITKLVNQSKTEGVALKMIKDPMVLQPIGIGMKKDEPVLLSKVNAALYALEKSGELDRLWARWLGPNTEYKMVREEKVMPLAELKFELLP, from the coding sequence ATGTCGAACAAGACCGTCTTCCGCCTCGCCATTCTTGGCACCTGTCTCAGCGCGGCCTCGCTGCTCGCGCATGCCGACCAGTGGAGCGACATCAGCCAGCGCAAGGAGCTCAAGTGCGGCACCTTCGCCGACGTGCCCCCCTTCGCGGCACCCGACCCCAAGACGCGCGAGATGGTGGGCCACGACGTCGACCTGTGCAACGCGCTTGCCAAGGAGCTGGGCCTCACCGCCAAGGTCACGCCGCTGTCGGTGGAAGCGCGCGTGCCCGAAGTGAAGCTCGGCCGTGTCGACGTGACCATCGCCAATCTGGCCTACACCAAGAGCCGCGGCGAGCAGATCCAGTTCAGCGACCCGTACTACGTGGCCAAGGAAATGCTGGCCGTGAAGGCTTCCGACCCCGGCACGGTCAAGGCCGACTTCAAAGGCAAGCGCCTGAGCTCGACCAAGGGCTCCACCTCCGAGATGTCGATCAAGATGAACGGCTCGGAGCCGGTCACGTTCCAGGACACGGGCTCGGCCTTCATGGCGGTGCAGCAGAACAAGTCGGTCGGCATGGTCGCCAACACCATGACCATCACCAAGTTGGTCAACCAGTCGAAGACCGAAGGCGTCGCGCTGAAGATGATCAAGGACCCGATGGTGCTCCAGCCCATCGGCATCGGCATGAAGAAGGACGAGCCCGTGCTGCTGTCCAAGGTAAACGCTGCCCTCTACGCGCTGGAGAAGTCGGGCGAGCTCGACCGCCTCTGGGCCAGGTGGCTGGGCCCGAACACCGAATACAAGATGGTGCGCGAAGAGAAGGTCATGCCGTTGGCCGAACTCAAGTTCGAACTGCTGCCCTGA
- a CDS encoding LPS-assembly protein LptD — protein sequence MKLRWRGFPRPPMVLLSLLLLRAQTAPAQETWTEAPMTLRRTPELVETIAPTERSTRPSLVDGDKLSGRPDLEVVVEGNASLRRGDTRITADRLEYQPPGDLATATGNVHLNQAGNVYEGPELHLKVESFEGFFNHVRYTLLANGGHGEADRIDFVDPKVSIARHATYTTCLRDNYSSWVPAWMLTAVTMTTDTDTNLATATDAQISFLGVTTPSIPSVSFPLSNARQSGLLPPVIGYDTTNGFEYLQPYYWNIAPNRDLTLYPEIMTNRGVNLGTEFRYLEKTYSGQIRVDEMPSDSLRGINRWGLWAQHNQQLDPKPFGLDSLSTSFNINRVSDDDYWRDFSHTPTLTSRTLTNEFDLNWTKGDWSGQARTLAYQTLQYAASPITPSYNRVPQITANYNKYDWHGFDVSGTLDYTRFEIDSAYSPTLNGIKQPNGERMVGNLQISRPWVTPGGYVIPKLLLHTAAYQLDSALASGATSITSVVPTVSLDSGLVFERDTNLFGRAWRQTLEPRAYYVHTPYRDQSQLPVYDTAANDISFATLYTENAFSGNDRVSDTNTLTTGVSTRLIDPATGAESARFGIAQRFRFSDQNVTLPSGTAVTDRTGDFIVGGLVHWNPKWSVDGIAQYNMDNGKSSRDALTLRYTPAPYHTLTAAFRYQADSSSTADDGTKTVDFNWQWPLSELTRGLFGNKSPTDPGRWYAVGRLSYSLHDHAMSDSLIGAEYNACCWVGRIVLERLVSGRTTPDTRLMFQIQFNGFGNIGSNPTSTLLQNIQGYQPLNAPTQEPSRFTNYD from the coding sequence ATGAAATTACGCTGGCGCGGTTTTCCGCGGCCGCCGATGGTGTTGCTGTCGCTGCTTCTGCTGCGTGCGCAAACAGCCCCGGCACAGGAAACATGGACCGAGGCGCCGATGACGCTGCGCCGCACGCCAGAGCTCGTGGAGACCATCGCACCGACCGAGCGCAGCACGCGCCCCAGCCTGGTCGACGGTGACAAGCTCAGCGGCCGGCCCGATCTCGAAGTAGTGGTCGAGGGCAATGCCTCATTGCGGCGCGGCGACACGCGCATCACGGCCGACAGGCTCGAATACCAGCCGCCGGGTGACCTGGCCACGGCCACCGGCAACGTGCACCTGAACCAGGCCGGCAACGTGTACGAAGGCCCTGAGCTGCACCTGAAGGTCGAGAGCTTCGAGGGCTTCTTCAACCACGTGCGCTACACGCTGCTGGCCAACGGCGGGCATGGCGAGGCCGATCGCATCGACTTCGTCGACCCGAAGGTGTCGATCGCGCGGCACGCCACCTACACCACCTGCCTGCGCGACAACTACTCGAGCTGGGTGCCTGCGTGGATGCTCACGGCCGTGACGATGACCACCGACACCGACACCAACCTCGCGACAGCCACCGACGCGCAGATCAGCTTCCTCGGCGTGACCACGCCCTCGATACCGTCGGTGAGCTTTCCGCTGAGCAACGCGCGCCAGAGCGGCCTGCTGCCGCCGGTGATCGGCTACGACACCACCAACGGCTTCGAGTACCTGCAGCCCTACTACTGGAACATCGCACCCAACCGCGACCTCACGCTGTACCCCGAGATCATGACCAACCGCGGCGTGAACCTGGGCACCGAGTTCCGCTACCTCGAGAAAACCTACAGCGGTCAGATACGCGTGGACGAAATGCCCAGCGACAGCCTGCGCGGCATCAACCGCTGGGGCCTGTGGGCTCAGCACAACCAGCAGTTGGATCCCAAGCCCTTCGGGCTCGATTCGCTCAGCACCTCGTTCAACATCAACCGGGTGAGCGACGACGACTACTGGCGCGACTTCTCGCACACGCCCACGCTGACCTCGCGCACGCTCACGAACGAGTTCGACCTGAACTGGACCAAGGGCGACTGGAGCGGCCAGGCGCGCACCCTCGCCTACCAGACGCTGCAGTACGCGGCCTCGCCCATCACGCCTTCGTACAACCGCGTGCCGCAAATCACGGCCAACTACAACAAGTACGACTGGCACGGCTTCGACGTGTCGGGCACGCTGGACTACACGCGCTTCGAGATCGATTCCGCCTACTCGCCCACGCTCAACGGCATCAAGCAGCCCAACGGCGAGCGCATGGTCGGCAACCTGCAGATCAGCCGGCCGTGGGTCACGCCGGGCGGCTACGTGATTCCGAAGCTGCTGCTTCACACCGCCGCCTACCAGCTCGATTCGGCGCTGGCCAGCGGCGCGACCTCCATCACCAGCGTGGTGCCGACCGTGAGCCTCGACAGCGGCCTGGTGTTCGAGCGCGACACCAATCTGTTCGGGCGCGCATGGCGCCAGACACTGGAGCCGCGCGCCTACTACGTGCACACGCCCTACCGCGACCAGAGCCAGCTGCCGGTGTACGACACGGCCGCCAATGACATCAGCTTTGCCACGCTCTACACCGAGAACGCGTTCTCGGGCAACGACCGCGTCTCGGACACCAACACCCTGACCACGGGCGTGAGCACGCGCCTGATCGACCCGGCCACGGGCGCCGAGTCAGCTCGCTTCGGCATCGCGCAGCGCTTTCGCTTCAGCGACCAGAACGTCACGCTGCCCAGCGGCACCGCCGTGACCGACCGTACGGGCGACTTCATCGTCGGCGGGCTGGTCCACTGGAACCCGAAATGGAGCGTGGACGGCATCGCGCAATACAACATGGACAACGGCAAGAGCTCGCGCGACGCACTCACCCTGCGCTACACGCCTGCGCCGTACCACACGCTCACCGCGGCCTTCCGCTACCAGGCGGACAGCAGCTCGACCGCGGACGACGGCACGAAGACGGTGGACTTCAACTGGCAGTGGCCGCTGAGCGAGCTGACGAGAGGCCTCTTCGGCAACAAGTCGCCCACGGACCCGGGGCGCTGGTATGCGGTGGGGCGGCTGAGCTACAGCCTGCACGACCACGCGATGTCCGACAGCCTGATCGGCGCGGAATACAACGCCTGCTGCTGGGTGGGCCGCATCGTGCTCGAGCGCCTCGTGTCGGGCCGCACGACGCCCGACACGCGGCTGATGTTCCAGATCCAGTTCAACGGCTTCGGCAACATCGGCTCGAACCCGACGAGCACGCTGCTGCAGAACATCCAGGGCTACCAGCCACTGAATGCTCCCACTCAGGAGCCGAGCCGGTTCACGAACTACGACTGA
- a CDS encoding porin, translating into MKKTLTAFAALAVCGLASAQSSVTLFGVVDAGLTYQSSTSRDTTTGASVKQSKTSLGNSAYNSSRIGFRGTEDLGGGLAASFWLEAPITNDDGATGVSTFSRRSTVSLSGGFGELRLGRDYTATFWNDTVFDPFGTNGSGTNVISTVSGNTTINNANYVRASNSIGYFLPPNLGGFYGQVQYSLHENASTDATSTTAASSSTAGRYVGGRFGYANGPLDVALAVGQSTVVDTTALERRVQTINLGASYDFGPVKLFGELSNVKNKFDYAAAADTHDTYNGYLIGATVPVGAGLIRVAYSQVRYNEGTAGITGEDPMARKFAVGYVHNLSKRTALYATVARVNNRNDVNYTGSLVSASTTGYGSTGTAYTGLPRSSTGYDFGIRHAF; encoded by the coding sequence ATGAAGAAAACCCTCACGGCATTCGCTGCCCTGGCCGTCTGCGGCCTGGCTTCTGCCCAATCGTCCGTCACGTTGTTCGGCGTCGTGGACGCTGGCCTGACCTACCAGTCGAGCACCTCGCGCGACACGACCACCGGCGCGTCGGTCAAGCAAAGCAAGACGAGCCTGGGCAACTCGGCCTACAACTCCAGCCGCATCGGCTTTCGCGGCACCGAGGACCTCGGCGGCGGGCTGGCAGCGAGCTTCTGGCTCGAAGCGCCCATCACCAACGACGACGGCGCCACCGGCGTGTCCACCTTCAGCCGCCGCTCCACCGTGAGCCTGTCGGGTGGCTTCGGCGAACTGCGCCTGGGCCGCGACTACACCGCCACCTTCTGGAACGACACCGTGTTCGATCCGTTCGGCACCAACGGCTCGGGCACCAACGTCATCAGCACCGTCAGCGGCAACACCACCATCAACAACGCCAACTACGTGCGTGCCAGCAACTCGATCGGCTACTTCCTGCCGCCGAACCTGGGTGGTTTCTACGGCCAGGTGCAGTACAGCCTGCACGAGAACGCCAGCACCGACGCCACCAGCACGACGGCCGCCTCCAGCAGCACGGCTGGCCGCTACGTCGGTGGCCGCTTCGGCTACGCCAACGGTCCCCTGGACGTGGCACTGGCCGTGGGCCAGAGCACCGTCGTGGACACCACCGCGCTGGAGCGCAGGGTGCAGACCATCAACCTGGGCGCTTCGTACGACTTCGGTCCCGTCAAGCTGTTCGGCGAGCTGTCGAACGTGAAGAACAAGTTCGACTACGCGGCAGCGGCTGACACGCACGACACCTACAACGGCTACCTGATCGGTGCGACCGTGCCGGTGGGCGCAGGCCTGATCCGCGTGGCGTACTCGCAAGTGCGCTACAACGAAGGCACGGCCGGCATCACGGGCGAAGACCCGATGGCACGCAAGTTCGCAGTTGGCTACGTGCACAACCTGTCCAAGCGCACGGCGCTGTATGCGACGGTGGCGCGCGTGAACAACCGCAACGACGTGAACTACACGGGCAGCCTGGTGTCGGCCAGCACCACGGGCTACGGCAGCACGGGCACGGCCTACACGGGCCTGCCGCGCTCTTCCACCGGCTACGACTTCGGTATCCGCCACGCGTTCTGA
- a CDS encoding nuclease-related domain-containing protein, giving the protein MTTALHKVPTRPVLKLAGHGHPKPDTAAPVRRACSADGEQANNTTATTLAIQQLVSAFQPSFDRMHVLRDLVIPMYEGSAVPTARFDVALVCEAGVYLFEVKGWRNAVVYRKTAAQALPRWFLRQNGHSLAREVKDPAWQCGRKTTHLRSLLPPDLRVQYFVLLPFEGVELQGVMPSVVITPQDLPYIARVARNNGRTEQGYPMLDDDAIDRTLRLLTGLQGNLTVDDHMRNSREKSAQAPVRPAHPGVLKLQ; this is encoded by the coding sequence ATGACCACTGCCTTGCATAAAGTCCCCACCCGCCCCGTGCTGAAACTGGCCGGCCACGGACACCCGAAGCCCGACACTGCCGCACCCGTGCGCCGCGCGTGCTCCGCGGATGGCGAGCAGGCGAACAACACCACGGCGACCACGCTGGCCATCCAGCAACTCGTGAGCGCGTTCCAGCCCTCATTCGACCGGATGCATGTGCTTCGGGACCTCGTCATCCCCATGTACGAAGGCAGCGCCGTGCCCACGGCCCGCTTCGACGTGGCACTGGTGTGCGAGGCCGGCGTGTACCTGTTCGAGGTGAAGGGCTGGCGCAACGCAGTGGTGTATCGCAAGACCGCCGCCCAGGCGCTGCCGCGCTGGTTCCTGCGCCAGAACGGGCATTCGCTGGCGCGCGAGGTGAAAGACCCGGCCTGGCAGTGCGGTCGCAAGACCACACACCTGCGCAGCCTGCTGCCGCCCGACCTGCGGGTGCAGTACTTCGTGCTCCTGCCGTTCGAGGGCGTGGAGCTGCAGGGCGTGATGCCGTCCGTGGTCATCACGCCGCAGGACCTGCCCTACATCGCGCGCGTGGCGCGCAACAACGGGCGCACCGAGCAGGGCTATCCGATGCTCGACGACGACGCCATCGACCGCACGCTGCGGCTGCTGACCGGCCTGCAGGGCAACCTGACGGTCGACGACCACATGAGGAACAGCCGCGAAAAGAGCGCGCAGGCTCCGGTTAGGCCTGCGCACCCGGGCGTCCTGAAGCTGCAATGA
- the pilQ gene encoding type IV pilus secretin family protein, with amino-acid sequence MKKQSFVLARWLRASVFLLVAFGSLAAAQAQNRIESVTGSVQAGSEVLRVDFSEPLAAAPNGFAIQSPARIALDFPGMTSSLGREAIDISQGNLRSVNVVQAGERSRLVLNLKQATAYTTELRGKSLLVVLQPAAGPALVASTPFEFAENRNRDVLPLRDVDFRLGSEGAGRVIVSLPNDQVGVDIRQQGKGLVVEFTKSSLPEGMNRRLDVSDFGTPVQSVSMQQSGDRVRMVIDPRGEWEHSAYQSNSQFVVEVRPRKENPNKLAQGTGYSGEKLSLNFQNIEIRSLLQVIADFTNFNIVTSDSVSGTLTLRLKDVPWDQALEIILEAKNLGMRKSGSVLRIAPEDELNAKEKIKYEAQATLQGLEQLRTQSFQLNYAKAATVAQGLTGTGSSGGGGGSSGSTTRILSSRGSVLAEVRTNQLFVTDIPSRLSQVADLLQKLDVPVRQVLIEARFVEATDTFSKSLGVKLGGGSVNSNSSVGVTPSVSSTTTGGVTTTTSTNTYSSTSFVNLPATSTTGDAVGTFALSLFNSSLTKMLNLEISALEADGKGKVVSSPRVVTADQTKALIEQGTELPYQVATSSGATSIAFRKANLKLEVTPQITPEGNIILALDVNKDTVGQSTTAGYAINTKHIQTEVLVENGGTVVIGGVFELTDTNSESRVPVLGELPVVGALFRTRSRVNNKTEMLIFISPKMISDRNAAR; translated from the coding sequence ATGAAAAAACAGTCATTCGTGCTCGCGCGCTGGTTGCGCGCGTCCGTCTTTTTGCTCGTTGCCTTCGGGTCGCTCGCAGCGGCACAGGCACAGAACAGAATCGAATCAGTCACGGGCTCCGTGCAGGCAGGCAGCGAAGTGCTGCGTGTCGATTTTTCCGAACCGTTGGCAGCAGCGCCCAACGGCTTCGCCATCCAGTCGCCGGCGCGCATCGCGCTCGACTTTCCTGGCATGACCAGCAGCCTGGGCCGGGAAGCCATCGACATCAGCCAGGGCAACCTTCGCTCCGTCAACGTGGTGCAGGCGGGCGAGCGCTCGCGCCTCGTGCTCAACCTGAAGCAGGCGACCGCTTACACGACCGAGCTGCGCGGCAAGTCGCTGCTGGTGGTGCTGCAGCCCGCGGCGGGCCCCGCGCTGGTGGCCTCCACGCCCTTCGAGTTTGCCGAGAACCGCAACCGCGACGTGCTGCCATTGCGCGACGTCGATTTCCGGCTGGGCAGCGAGGGTGCCGGCCGCGTGATCGTGTCGCTGCCCAACGACCAGGTGGGCGTGGATATTCGCCAGCAGGGCAAGGGCCTCGTGGTCGAGTTCACCAAGTCGTCGCTGCCCGAGGGGATGAACCGCCGGCTCGACGTGTCCGATTTCGGCACGCCGGTTCAGTCGGTGAGCATGCAGCAGTCAGGCGACCGCGTGCGCATGGTGATCGACCCGCGCGGCGAATGGGAGCACAGCGCCTACCAGAGCAACAGCCAGTTCGTGGTGGAGGTGCGTCCGCGCAAGGAAAACCCCAACAAGCTCGCGCAAGGCACGGGCTATAGCGGCGAGAAGCTGTCGCTGAACTTCCAGAACATCGAGATCCGCTCGCTGCTGCAGGTGATTGCGGACTTCACCAACTTCAACATCGTCACTTCCGACTCCGTCAGCGGCACGCTCACGCTGCGCCTGAAGGACGTGCCCTGGGACCAGGCGCTCGAGATCATCCTGGAGGCGAAGAACCTCGGCATGCGCAAGAGCGGCAGCGTGCTGCGCATCGCGCCTGAAGACGAGCTCAACGCCAAGGAAAAGATCAAGTACGAGGCGCAGGCCACGCTGCAGGGGCTGGAACAGCTGCGCACGCAGTCCTTCCAGCTCAACTATGCGAAGGCCGCCACGGTGGCGCAGGGCCTTACCGGCACCGGAAGCAGCGGAGGCGGCGGTGGCAGCTCGGGCTCGACCACCCGCATCCTGAGTTCGCGCGGCAGCGTGCTGGCCGAGGTGCGCACCAACCAGCTCTTCGTGACCGACATTCCTTCGCGGCTGTCGCAGGTGGCTGACCTCCTGCAGAAGCTCGACGTGCCGGTACGCCAGGTGCTGATCGAGGCGCGCTTCGTCGAGGCGACCGACACCTTCAGCAAGTCGCTGGGTGTCAAGCTCGGCGGCGGCTCCGTCAATTCGAACTCGTCGGTGGGCGTGACGCCTTCCGTCAGTTCGACCACGACCGGCGGCGTGACCACCACCACCAGCACAAACACCTATTCGAGCACCAGCTTCGTCAACCTGCCGGCTACCAGCACGACTGGCGATGCAGTCGGCACCTTCGCGCTGTCGCTGTTCAACTCGAGCCTGACGAAGATGCTCAACCTCGAAATCTCCGCGCTGGAGGCGGACGGCAAGGGCAAGGTGGTGTCGAGCCCGCGCGTGGTGACGGCCGACCAGACCAAGGCGCTGATCGAGCAGGGCACCGAGCTGCCCTACCAGGTAGCTACATCGAGCGGCGCCACGTCCATTGCGTTCCGCAAGGCCAACCTCAAGCTCGAGGTAACGCCGCAGATAACGCCCGAGGGCAACATCATCCTGGCGCTCGACGTCAACAAGGACACGGTGGGCCAATCGACCACCGCGGGCTACGCCATCAACACCAAGCACATCCAGACCGAAGTGCTGGTGGAGAACGGCGGCACCGTCGTCATCGGCGGGGTCTTCGAGCTGACGGACACCAATTCGGAATCGCGCGTGCCGGTGCTGGGCGAACTGCCGGTGGTCGGCGCTCTGTTTCGCACCCGCAGCCGGGTCAACAACAAGACCGAGATGCTGATCTTCATCAGCCCGAAGATGATTTCGGATCGGAACGCGGCGCGTTGA
- a CDS encoding response regulator: MSRILLVEEGRDAASVLLDELHRAGHEVDHIDDGAVALHRILTSPPALTLLDVQLPHVSGLQILEKIRARSDHPIIMLTALAHEADRLRGFELGADDYVCKPFSPREVVVRIHTVLRRYAQRRIVARPSVPITFGAVRGCAILDGHYLPLTRRESLLLRALSQEPGRVLTRSKLLEAAFPEALDVNERVVDTHIKNLRKKLATVSTEHDWIRSVYGVGFAWESQARQDA, translated from the coding sequence ATGAGCCGGATCCTGCTGGTGGAGGAAGGGCGCGACGCCGCGTCGGTGCTGCTGGACGAACTGCATCGCGCCGGGCACGAGGTCGACCATATCGATGACGGCGCGGTCGCGCTCCATCGCATCCTGACCTCGCCGCCCGCGCTCACCCTGCTCGATGTTCAGCTGCCGCACGTCAGTGGCCTGCAGATACTGGAGAAGATCCGCGCGCGCAGCGACCACCCGATCATCATGCTGACGGCGCTCGCACACGAAGCCGACAGGCTGCGCGGCTTCGAGCTCGGCGCGGACGACTACGTGTGCAAACCCTTTTCTCCGAGGGAAGTCGTGGTGCGCATCCACACGGTGCTGCGGCGCTATGCGCAGCGCCGCATCGTCGCGCGCCCTTCGGTGCCGATCACCTTCGGGGCCGTGCGCGGCTGCGCGATTCTCGACGGCCACTACCTGCCGCTGACGCGCCGCGAATCGCTGCTGCTGCGCGCGCTTTCGCAGGAGCCGGGACGGGTGCTGACGCGCTCGAAGCTGCTCGAGGCCGCGTTCCCGGAGGCGCTCGACGTCAACGAACGCGTGGTCGACACCCACATCAAGAACCTCAGAAAGAAGCTGGCCACCGTCTCGACCGAGCACGACTGGATCCGCTCGGTCTATGGCGTCGGCTTTGCATGGGAATCGCAGGCCAGGCAAGACGCCTGA